The genome window ATATAAGCACATTTTGAAGTTCctaaacacattttttattttttttcaaacataaccCTATTTAATAGGGGTGTTCACGCATGCGGGTCAAACCGcgaacccaatccaacccaatcCATTATTTACCCGAACTCGTTCATTTGCGGGTAGAACCCGATCCAATCACCATGCCCACAAGTATTCGGTTCGGGTATTCGATTTGAGTTTCTGAACCCGTTTACCCATGTACCCAACCCagtcattaaaaaaatgtgttttatgAGAATTTGCTactcttatttatattattaagtGTTATGATTATGgatgaatttttatttgaagttaAATGAGTgcattttattcaatttaagtGTTAGAAATGTGTATAAATTGTATTATAGGTTTTTATAGAAATGTGTCACAAttgctataaaaaaattatttttaattttatgaacaaCCCTCAAACCCAACCCAAACCAACCTGATAATAACCGGGTTGGTTGGTTCAGATTTGATACTGGAAGTGCGGGTTTGATGATGAACCCAACCAAATAAATATTGAACGGATTTGGTAACGGATTAGGCCAAATCCGGCCCAACCCAACCTGCGTACACCCCTACTATTTAATACTACTAATTTGATTTGAAATAGGAAAAGCCTCAACTACATACAAATAcatctttttttaaaacaaaattgggTTCATAACCAATAATTATAAagaattactccctccgtcccataatgAGTGACCCATTTTAGCTATATCCATTATTCATATATCTtcttttaatcatatttttttattaataaataaaaataaatattaacatataagatgttattGAATCCGACTCCATGAATATTTTCAAGATATCATATGCGTGAAACGAGTTCAGATCAGCTTCATTTCTTTATCCTTCTTTTCCTCCAGTTTTTCCACCGATGAAAAATTTAACTGGAGGAAAAGGAGGATAAAAAAATGGAGCTGATCTGAACTCGCGTGAAACAGTCAATTGTGTCATTTATTGTGGGACGAAtgagtaatatttttaaaaaagtttgagGGTTCAATTGATGTGTGTTCTTGAATTTGCACATCGTTTGCATCATCATTGACTGATTGCTAGATGGTTACGTCACACAATTTATTGTTACAATGTCAACTTTGCTAAAATTTGCAATTTGCTTTTTGGTGCCTTCTAGGGTGGGATATTGAAGGATCTCTCCTCCCACCGTGAACGAGTTAAAGGAACTGTTGGATGAAAGATGTTGCGATGTACTTTCTCCGTCCTATTttataaaaactattttaaCTAAATGATACTATTCACTTATCTTggtttgaccatatttttttaataatatataaatataaatattaacatataagattttatgagtattttcaaaatatcaagtttttataatttttactaataaacaattaaaatattaatcatcaaaagTGCTATCAGTTTGACATGCATCTCTTTTCTCGCTCTTCTCATTATCTTTCATTTCTCTCTACCCTACAATTGTCTACACCATATCAATTTCTCCTCTCTCTGCTCTGTCGCCCATTCTTCCTTCTTCACTCTCTCTTTCTTGCTGCAACAACACAAAACTCTAATAGAGCAAAATTCCTAAAATATTCAATGATTTTAAGCAAACTTAAAGTGGATATGTGATTGAATATTTTCctttctttaattaaaattgcAGATTTCACTTTCTTGTTTGTAAATAAAATCTACCTCGTGTTCTTTTTGATGATTTTCAGACCAGTATAAACGTCCCGCTCCGACAGCGAATGTGTGTGTGATCGAATAGAATATTCCTGtcattaatattttcaaatgtgGATGGCACATGGTTATCTTGACTGTTCACTGGAAGGGAAATGCATGGAAGATCTTGGTAATCAATtcgttaatatttttttgatgaaatcATTCTTCCAAGAAGCAAAATTGAATGAAGATGGTGATATAATTGGTTTTAAAATGCACGATTTAATACACgatcttgcaaaacaagtagcTGGTAATGATTGTTGTTACTTGGATAATAACGCAAAAGGATTTTGAGGAAGACCTGTCCATGTATGGGTTGAATTTGACGCATTTTATTTGCTGGAATCATTGGATGCTAGTAGGCTGCGAACTTTGATTGTGCTTTCTtttaatgatgatgaattatTGGATAGACAGAAACAGTCAATTATTTCAACATTCAAACACTTGCGTGTCTTGAAGCTATATGCAATTTTGAAGATGTCAGACTATGCGTGTCCTTTGAAAAACTGAAACATTTAAGATTTCTTGACTTACTAAAAAGTTGTATGCTAGAAAGTCTTCATAAGTCCATAGGAAATCTTATTTGTTTACAAACCATAAAAGTGAGATTGGATGAAAAAGTTGTACTTTCTACAAAAGTTGtctcaaaattaatcaatttgAGACACCTTGATATTAGGACATGGACCTTCGTAGACAAGACACCAGTTGGAAATTTTTCTGGATGGCTTTCTCCTCTCACACATATTATTGAAATAACTCTAACTTATTGCCAAGGTCTCCAATACCTCCCACCATTGGAATGTCTTCCATTCCTTAAATCACTTGAGTTATGTGACCTTGATGATTTGGAGTACATATATTGCGAAGAGCTCATTCTTCATGAACCATTCTTCGCATCTTTGAAGAGACTAGAGATACGGGACTGTGTGAAACTGGTGGGATGGAAGAGGAAGGGAGATGATTTCAATAATATTAACACTTCACATCATCTTTTGTTGCCTCAATTTCCTTGTCTATCTTTTCTGAAAATTTCTGAGTGCCCAATGTTAACTCACATGCCTACTTGTCCAAACATTAAGAAATTATCATTGCAAGTGCAGTGGACTTCAAAGATAAATATAGCAGCGTCACAATACTCGATCAGTTGCACTCCTCTTTCCTTGCAGATTAATCAACCTATTATGGATGTAAAAAATGTCCCACGATATTGGTGGCAGAATCTTACTTCTCTCGAGAATCTTGAGTTTGTGTATTTTTCAAGTCAACATTTTCAAGCAACTGAAATCTGGTTTAAAGATGACATCAACTATCTTCCTTCCCTCCAAAAAATCACCTTTCATTATTGTGATGATCTAAAGGCATTGCCAGATTGGATATGCAACATCTCATCACTTCAGCATATCAAGATAGACTATTGCAATAAATTGACATTGTTGCCGGAAAGAATGTCACGTCTTACCAACTTACATACTTTGGAAATCTTTGGTGATTCACTCTTAGTTGAAGAATTTCAGAAAAAAACAAGTGCAACTTGGTCTAAAATTGCTCACATCCCAAACATAATCATAAGAGACTGATTGATCTGTTCAAGATCTTTTCCATGTATGATCTTCTTGTCGTGTTCCATTTGGTGGATAGTTGTAATTCCAATTttgtataataattttgtattttgaatCCAACCTTTCAAAGGACAGTGGATTTTGGAAATTGTGGATTTTGTCCCATTATTAATAATTCAAACTGTGTTACTtcatttttctcaaaattatCTGATTTCTAATAATGCTATTTTATTCAAACTTTGTTGATGCTGTAATGGTAGTAAGAACTAAGAAGTTGTTGTACATTGTTATCTAAGACTACATTTTTAATGGTTTGTGTGTGATGCACTTCAGCAAGAGGGCCTAGTTATCAAATGTAATGTACCATGGGGGTACGGTCTGAGTTGTACATTTGATACACCTTGCTCCGGAGGCTTGACTTGTGCACCAAGAAGGAGGCTTCGAAATAGAGGATTTTCATAGGCATGACTTTATGAATCTTATGAATATATTCAAAATTTGAGCTACGGCTTTTGTACTACTCGCTTCAATAACGGTGACATGACTTAATTTTGATCTAGACGTTCTGTTCCAGACGCATGGTTTGACTTGCCTGAACCAATGCTGCGGTAGATGGACATATTGGTCTACACTTCATCATTGAGCAGGAGGATTATTTATAGCATGATACTTTATTTTATGTGAGAAAGAAAGCGACAAGTTACTTTCAACTGAGCATGTGATTGTAGTCAAACAAAAACTAAGCATATGATTTCATGctagcaataaaataaaataataagagataCTTTGTGTTAGAAATAAGCATcagcctaactcatcctcacacttgcttataaacacttgtcAAGGTCATTTCATTTTCGATGTGTCACTTTTTAACACATCCCTTTGCGTCCAGGACTGAACAAGCTGAAACGTGGATTCAACAATAACGGGTAGTCCAATGAATCTCAGAGAGGAGAGGTactgataccatgttagaaaTGGGTATTGGGTCTAGTTCATCCATACAAAACCGATTTGTAAGGTGAAGACTGTCACTTGCTTATAAATTCTTGTCAAGACCATCTCATATCCGATATGAGATTTTTTAACACTttgtatttattataaaaaaaaaggtgtgTAAATTTAATTGGAAGGAAAGAAACTATACTTTGTGTAACTTTATCCACATTTCAATGCGTAACTTTtcctttatttctttttttagttccttaacaTAACTTGTGctccggggcactggttagcaaAACCCTATTTAATTTTATGGTACATCTTGAATTTGCGtgcatactattttatttttgctctGAATTGCGGACCCATGTGAGCATCATGTGGTGGGGGGGGGGACACAACGGATACATGCCTGACTAGCTATTGTTATTTTCCATATTCTTTGCCATCACCAAACTTATTGTAACTTTTTCAATTGTGATCTTGATTAATCTGCtttcttatttttgttgatttgaaGAATGGCTGAGCAAATTCCATATGGTGTTGCGACTACCCTCATTAACAGGTTACTTCATTTTCAATCTTTTATATATCATATCATACACGGTTGTTTATTATTACTAGAACTAGAAGACAAGTATCAAAATGTAAACAGTTAGTTGGTATGctgaaaattttcttttgtcaGGTTGGGATCTGCTGCCTTACGCGAATATGGACGGATTAATGGTGTTATGGATGAGTTGGAAAGGCTTAAAAACACAGTTGAATCTATTAGAGCTGTTTTACTTAATGCTGACGACAAACAAGATCAAAGTCATGCCGTACAAAACTGGGTAAGAAGGCTCAAAGATGTGCTTATTCCTGCAGATGACTTGctagatgaattttttattcaagATATGATACACAAAAGGGATGAACCTCATCAAAACAATGTCACAAAGGTACTTCATTCCTTATCTCCAAACATAATTGCTTTTCGCCATAAAATGGCTCATGAGATtggaaaaattcaaaaaaaatttaatgatatGGTGAGGGATATGTCTGGGTTGAAGTTAAACCCAAATGTTGTGATGGTTGGGGAAAATAACATTGAATGGAGGGAAACtggttgtaacgacccaaatttattattcactatttaagtgtttaattatttggtgacgtggtttttgagtaagatagtaactttaagttatttatcgagagttttagttaacgcgcg of Trifolium pratense cultivar HEN17-A07 unplaced genomic scaffold, ARS_RC_1.1 scaffold_76, whole genome shotgun sequence contains these proteins:
- the LOC123901742 gene encoding putative disease resistance protein RGA4, producing MAHGYLDCSLEGKCMEDLGNQFVNIFLMKSFFQEAKLNEDGDIIGFKMHDLIHDLAKQVAETVNYFNIQTLACLEAICNFEDVRLCVSFEKLKHLRFLDLLKSCMLESLHKSIGNLICLQTIKVRLDEKVVLSTKVVSKLINLRHLDIRTWTFVDKTPVGNFSGWLSPLTHIIEITLTYCQGLQYLPPLECLPFLKSLELCDLDDLEYIYCEELILHEPFFASLKRLEIRDCVKLVGWKRKGDDFNNINTSHHLLLPQFPCLSFLKISECPMLTHMPTCPNIKKLSLQVQWTSKINIAASQYSISCTPLSLQINQPIMDVKNVPRYWWQNLTSLENLEFVYFSSQHFQATEIWFKDDINYLPSLQKITFHYCDDLKALPDWICNISSLQHIKIDYCNKLTLLPERMSRLTNLHTLEIFGDSLLVEEFQKKTSATWSKIAHIPNIIIRD